The Gillisia sp. Hel_I_86 genome has a segment encoding these proteins:
- a CDS encoding acyl-CoA carboxylase subunit beta translates to MSQNIEILNNKIAEAHLGGGEKRIAKQHEKKKLTARERVDYFLDEGSFEEIGILVTHRTTDFGMEKQQFYGDGVVTGYGTVNGRLVYVFAQDFTVFGGALSETHAEKICKVMDHAMKVGAPIIGLNDSGGARIQEGVRSLGGYADIFYRNVQASGVIPQISAIMGPCAGGAVYSPAMTDFTVMVEGSSYMFVTGPNVVKTVTNEEVTSEELGGASTHSTKSGVTHLTSNNDIACLEDIKNLLSYLPQNNKETTDKLPYELTDEIRGALDDMIPDSANKPYDMHEVIKGIIDEDSFFEIHKDYADNIIVGFARLGGRSIGIVANQPMSLAGVLDVDSSKKAARFTRFCDCFNIPLLVLVDVPGFLPGTDQEWNGIILHGAKLLYALSEATVPRVTVITRKAYGGAYDVMNSKHIGADLNFAWPTAEIAVMGAKGASEIIFRKEIQEAENPELKLSEKEAEYADKFANPFEAAKRGFIDEVIMPRDTRKKLLKAFSMLEKKSVLRIDRKHGNIPL, encoded by the coding sequence ATGAGCCAGAATATAGAGATCCTAAACAATAAAATTGCTGAGGCCCATTTAGGGGGAGGCGAAAAACGCATTGCCAAACAACACGAAAAGAAAAAACTGACCGCTCGGGAACGCGTGGATTATTTTCTCGATGAGGGTTCTTTCGAAGAAATAGGAATTTTGGTCACCCACCGAACCACAGATTTTGGGATGGAGAAACAACAATTCTATGGAGATGGAGTGGTTACTGGTTATGGAACTGTAAATGGCAGATTGGTCTATGTATTCGCTCAGGATTTTACTGTTTTTGGGGGAGCGTTATCTGAAACCCATGCCGAAAAAATCTGTAAAGTGATGGATCATGCCATGAAAGTTGGAGCGCCTATTATCGGGTTGAATGATTCCGGAGGTGCCCGTATTCAAGAAGGAGTTCGTTCTCTAGGTGGATACGCCGATATTTTTTATAGAAATGTCCAAGCTTCAGGAGTGATTCCGCAAATTTCAGCAATTATGGGACCTTGTGCAGGGGGTGCTGTTTATTCTCCAGCAATGACAGATTTTACGGTGATGGTGGAAGGAAGCAGCTATATGTTTGTAACCGGCCCCAATGTTGTAAAAACCGTAACCAATGAAGAAGTGACTTCAGAAGAACTGGGTGGTGCAAGTACACATTCCACTAAATCTGGGGTTACCCATTTAACTTCCAACAATGATATCGCTTGTTTGGAGGATATTAAAAATTTATTGAGTTATCTGCCTCAAAACAATAAGGAAACAACTGATAAACTTCCCTATGAATTAACAGATGAAATAAGAGGGGCGTTGGACGATATGATTCCTGATAGTGCCAATAAACCTTATGATATGCATGAGGTGATAAAAGGGATCATCGATGAGGATTCATTTTTTGAGATCCATAAAGATTATGCCGATAATATTATAGTTGGTTTTGCACGATTGGGAGGAAGAAGCATTGGAATTGTTGCCAACCAACCAATGAGCTTGGCAGGTGTCCTGGATGTAGACTCATCTAAAAAAGCAGCCAGGTTTACGAGATTTTGTGATTGCTTTAATATCCCACTTTTGGTCTTGGTGGATGTTCCAGGGTTCTTGCCGGGAACAGATCAGGAATGGAACGGGATCATCTTGCATGGCGCAAAGCTTTTATATGCATTAAGTGAAGCTACCGTGCCCAGAGTAACAGTGATCACAAGAAAAGCCTATGGGGGAGCTTATGATGTGATGAATTCCAAACACATTGGAGCCGATCTTAACTTTGCATGGCCAACAGCTGAAATTGCGGTGATGGGTGCAAAAGGAGCTAGTGAGATCATCTTCAGAAAAGAGATCCAAGAAGCGGAAAACCCTGAATTAAAACTCTCTGAAAAGGAAGCAGAATATGCCGATAAATTTGCCAACCCCTTTGAAGCTGCAAAACGCGGGTTTATAGATGAGGTGATCATGCCAAGAGATACTAGAAAGAAATTGCTGAAAGCATTCAGTATGCTTGAGAAAAAGTCGGTTTTAAGGATAGATCGAAAACACGGAAATATCCCATTATAA
- a CDS encoding YeeE/YedE family protein has protein sequence MRTLGYLFIGIIFGIVMYKSEAASWFRIYEMFQFQSFHMYGIIGSALVLGVLGVQLINKNNINSFFGEPIKFVPKEKGFTRYIAGGTIFGLGWALAGSCPGPIYTLIGAGYISIIVVLIGAILGTFLYGLLQKKLPH, from the coding sequence ATGAGGACACTTGGGTATTTATTTATAGGAATCATTTTTGGAATTGTAATGTATAAATCTGAAGCCGCTTCCTGGTTTAGGATCTATGAAATGTTCCAGTTTCAGTCGTTTCATATGTACGGAATTATAGGTTCAGCTTTAGTACTGGGAGTGCTAGGGGTGCAATTGATCAATAAAAACAATATAAACTCCTTCTTTGGAGAGCCTATAAAATTTGTTCCGAAGGAAAAAGGATTTACTAGATATATTGCTGGTGGAACTATCTTCGGATTAGGTTGGGCGTTGGCTGGATCTTGTCCTGGGCCAATTTATACACTTATTGGAGCTGGATATATCTCTATTATTGTTGTTCTAATAGGAGCTATTCTTGGTACATTTCTATATGGATTGCTTCAGAAGAAATTACCGCATTAA
- a CDS encoding trimeric intracellular cation channel family protein, which yields MDISLFSTFDVLGTIAFAISGALAAMTRKLDLFGIFIIAFVTAIGGGTVRDILIGNNPVMWMENSFYIYLIGVTTFLTIVFRYRINHLKTSLFLFDTIGLGVFTITGVEAGINNGLDPIISIALGAITGTFGGVIRDILCNEIPVIFRKEIYATACIVGALGYVILYNLNVDNDVIYVITSLIVISIRLVVVKFKISLPSFTMDPSEIKPPNI from the coding sequence ATGGATATATCCCTTTTTAGTACGTTCGATGTTTTAGGAACCATAGCTTTTGCTATTTCTGGTGCTTTAGCAGCTATGACCAGAAAGCTTGATTTATTCGGTATTTTTATAATTGCATTTGTTACTGCAATTGGTGGCGGGACAGTACGAGATATTTTAATTGGGAACAATCCTGTAATGTGGATGGAGAACAGTTTTTATATTTATTTAATAGGTGTGACCACTTTTCTTACCATAGTTTTCCGGTATAGGATAAACCACCTAAAAACTTCCCTATTTCTCTTTGATACAATAGGATTGGGAGTTTTTACGATTACCGGTGTAGAGGCAGGCATCAATAATGGTCTGGATCCTATAATTTCGATAGCCCTGGGTGCCATAACAGGTACATTTGGGGGTGTAATTCGCGATATCCTCTGTAATGAGATCCCAGTGATCTTTAGAAAGGAAATTTATGCCACCGCTTGTATCGTGGGAGCTTTAGGTTATGTGATATTGTATAATTTAAATGTAGATAACGATGTGATCTACGTAATCACTTCGCTTATCGTGATTAGTATACGGCTGGTTGTGGTGAAGTTTAAAATATCGCTTCCCTCCTTTACCATGGATCCTTCTGAAATTAAACCACCTAATATTTAA
- the trxB gene encoding thioredoxin-disulfide reductase: protein MSNTVERIKCLIIGSGPAGYTAAIYAARADMKPIMYTGMEPGGQLTTTTEVDNFPGYPEGIDGPAMMVDLQKQAERFGTQVRFGMVTEVQFNEKPGGIHKACIDNATWVEAETVIISTGATAKYLGLPSEQRLRGGGVSACAVCDGFFYKNQDVAIVGGGDTAAEEATYLANICNKVTMLVRKDEMKASKAMQHRVTNTKNIDLKYNTQVDEVLGEQVVEGLRMLNNQTGEKEEIAITGLFIAIGHKPNTEIFKGQLEMDDMGYLITKGKSTKTNMPGVFASGDVQDKEYRQAVTAAGTGCMAALDAERYLSSIEEIKEKKVGATI from the coding sequence ATGTCAAATACAGTAGAAAGAATAAAATGTTTAATAATAGGTTCGGGACCTGCTGGTTATACAGCGGCTATTTATGCAGCTAGAGCAGACATGAAACCAATTATGTACACTGGGATGGAACCAGGGGGGCAATTAACGACAACCACAGAAGTAGATAATTTCCCTGGATATCCAGAAGGCATAGATGGTCCGGCCATGATGGTAGATCTTCAAAAACAGGCAGAGCGCTTTGGTACACAAGTAAGATTTGGAATGGTTACAGAGGTTCAGTTTAATGAAAAACCAGGAGGTATTCATAAAGCTTGTATAGATAATGCTACATGGGTAGAAGCCGAGACCGTTATTATTTCTACTGGGGCTACCGCAAAATATTTGGGATTGCCCAGTGAGCAACGCTTACGCGGGGGAGGAGTTTCTGCCTGTGCCGTTTGTGATGGATTTTTCTATAAAAATCAGGATGTTGCCATAGTTGGTGGGGGGGATACCGCTGCTGAAGAGGCGACGTACCTTGCCAATATTTGTAATAAAGTGACCATGTTGGTGCGTAAAGATGAGATGAAAGCATCCAAGGCAATGCAACACAGAGTTACAAATACCAAAAATATAGACCTAAAATACAACACTCAAGTTGATGAAGTTTTAGGGGAACAAGTAGTTGAGGGACTTAGAATGCTGAATAACCAAACTGGCGAGAAAGAAGAAATTGCAATTACCGGGTTATTTATCGCTATTGGACACAAGCCAAATACCGAGATTTTTAAAGGTCAACTGGAGATGGACGATATGGGATATCTAATTACCAAGGGAAAATCCACCAAGACCAATATGCCTGGTGTTTTTGCTTCTGGGGATGTTCAAGATAAAGAATATAGACAAGCTGTGACTGCGGCAGGAACTGGATGTATGGCTGCCTTGGATGCAGAGCGTTACTTAAGTTCTATTGAAGAGATCAAAGAAAAGAAGGTAGGAGCTACTATATAA